A stretch of the Malus sylvestris chromosome 10, drMalSylv7.2, whole genome shotgun sequence genome encodes the following:
- the LOC126585026 gene encoding uncharacterized protein LOC126585026: MSGPSDRRFDLNLVEEAAPPSPDNIWRPSFVSPTGPLTVGDSVMKNDMTAAVVARNLLTPKDNRLLSKRSDELAVKDSLALSVQCAGSVSNMAQRLFARTRQVESLAAEVMSLKQEIRGLKHENKQLHRLAHDYATNMKRKLDQMKETDGQVLLDHQRFVGLFQRHLLPSSSGAVPRNEAPNDQPLMPPPSRVLSSTEAPNDPPPVPSLSGALPTAETSPKQPL, from the coding sequence atgtctggcccctccgaccgtcgttttgacttgaaccttgttgaagaggcagccccgccttctccagacaacatatggcgcccatccttcgtctccccaactggtcctcttaccgttggggattccgtgatgaagaatgatatgactgctgcggtggtggccaggaaccttctcactcccaaagataacagactactttccaaacggtctgatgagttagctgttaaggattcgctggctcttagtgttcagtgtgcaggttctgtgtctaatatggcccaacgcctatttgctcgaacccgccaagttgaatcattggcggctgaagtgatgagtctcaaacaggagattagagggctcaagcatgagaataaacagttgcaccggctcgcacatgactatgctacaaacatgaagaggaagcttgaccagatgaaggaaactgatggtcaggttttacttgatcatcagagatttgtgggtttgttccaaaggcatttattgccttcgtcttctggggctgtaccgcgtaatgaagctccaaatgatcaacctctgatgcctcctccttctagggttctgtccagtactgaggctccaaatgatccccctccggtgccttctctttctggggctctaccgactgctgagacttctcctaagcaacctttgtga